Proteins encoded within one genomic window of Aquarana catesbeiana isolate 2022-GZ linkage group LG03, ASM4218655v1, whole genome shotgun sequence:
- the LOC141134874 gene encoding proteinase-activated receptor 1-like, with product MNFQNSSYGENKLFSKNDDISLRSWWLTRFVPMVHTVVFLVALPLDLMAIVMFLVKMKVKKPAVVYMLNLATADVLFVCILPFRIVYRFMGNDWLMGEGMCRFVTASFYCNKYCSILFMTSISVDRFLSVVYPVRSLSLRTETRAWLACGVIWVISLAGTMPLLTHTLTFPLTALNITTCFDVQDSNNFEGFHFYYFITYRLVFFVLPLFIITWCYVGIICSLCLANVDRAHWKSRAVYLTAVVLFVFALSFGPTNVIFFTYCLRMFKNGDGSLNFTYILSASMSNIRCCLNPIIYYYASLQYQTYVYSLLCWRKKGKNRKRPMLS from the coding sequence ATGAATTTTCAGAACTCATCTTAtggggaaaacaaattattttcaaAAAATGATGACATTTCCCTCAGAAGTTGGTGGCTGACCAGGTTCGTGCCAATGGTCCATACTGTTGTATTCCTTGTGGCTCTTCCCCTCGATCTCATGGCGATCGTCATGTTCCTGGTCAAGATGAAGGTCAAGAAGCCAGCAGTGGTCTACATGCTTAACCTCGCCACTGCAGATGTCCTCTTCGTTTGCATCCTGCCTTTCCGTATTGTCTATCGATTCATGGGAAACGATTGGCTCATGGGGGAAGGGATGTGTCGCTTTGTCACGGCATCATTTTACTGCAACAAGTACTGCTCCATCCTGTTCATGACAAGTATCAGCGTGGACCGCTTCTTGTCGGTAGTCTATCCAGTACGGTCTCTTTCTTTGCGCACAGAAACCCGAGCCTGGCTGGCATGTGGTGTCATCTGGGTCATCTCATTGGCTGGCACCATGCCTCTTCTTACACACACACTTACCTTCCCCCTTACTGCACTAAATATCACAACTTGTTTTGATGTGCAGGACTCTAACAATTTTGAAGGCTTTCATTTTTACTATTTCATTACTTACCGCTTAGTTTTCTTTGTCCTACCTTTGTTCATTATAACGTGGTGTTACGTCGGAATCATCTGCAGCCTCTGTCTGGCCAACGTTGACCGTGCACATTGGAAATCCCGAGCCGTCTACCTGACCGCCGTTGTACTTTTCGTATTCGCCCTCTCCTTTGGCCCAACCAACGTCATCTTTTTCACTTACTGCTTGAGGATGTTTAAAAACGGCGATGGCTCTCTGAATTTCACCTACATCCTTTCGGCCAGTATGAGCAACATCAGGTGTTGTCTTAATCCTATTATCTACTATTACGCATCTCTCCAATATCAAACATATGTCTACAGTTTGCTGTGTTGGAGGAAAAAAGGCAAGAACAGAAAAAGGCCAATGTTATCCTGA